The Candidatus Schekmanbacteria bacterium genome includes the window TGAATATGGAATGCCGCCTACAGCAGGAGAAGGTATAGGAATAGACAGATTGGTTATGGTTTTAACCGGCTCGTCATCTATACGGGATGTGATTCTTTTCCCTCAAATGAAACCGGAAAATTAATTAAAATGTCATTTGAATCCTTTGTAGGGTTTCGCTTCTTAAAATGGAATAAGGAAAACCGCTTTCTGTCGTTGGTTACCTTAATTTCAAGTTTAGGTGTTGCGCTCGGTGTTGCTGTCCTTATCGTAGTCTTGTCAGTAATTGATGGATATGAAAATGTAATGAAGGAGAAAATTCTCGGCGCAAATGCACATCTAATATTGTTCAACTCATCGGGCAGTGGCAAAATCTCTTCATATCAAAGCATATCAAAAGATCTTCTGAAGGTGGAAGGGGTGGAAAGAGCAGACCCCTTTAACTATATTGAAGCAATGGCATCAAAAGGAATGAAGAGGCAGGGAATAGTCATCAAAGGAATACTTCCAAATTATCTCGATGTGATTAAAGGTTTTTCGAAATTGCAGATAAATGGAGACTTCTTTTCGAACAAGAAAAATATAATCATTGGAAAAGAGCTTGCATCAGAACTTGGAGTATCTTTAGGGGATACATTGAAATGTCTCATTCCAAAAACGGAAAATAACACGCCAATGGCTCTGCCAAAGATTTTAAGT containing:
- a CDS encoding ABC transporter permease — its product is MSFESFVGFRFLKWNKENRFLSLVTLISSLGVALGVAVLIVVLSVIDGYENVMKEKILGANAHLILFNSSGSGKISSYQSISKDLLKVEGVERADPFNYIEAMASKGMKRQGIVIKGILPNYLDVIKGFSKLQINGDFFSNKKNIIIGKELASELGVSLGDTLKCLIPKTENNTPMALPKILSFRIAGIFDSGMYEWDRSLTYTSLATVSTITGMKQVVSAVEIRIDDPDSVDKIEEKIRNKLRYPYYTQTWKRMN